GCTCCTACCAGTGGAGTCGTGTTATTTGCTATGTCGCGGGAGGCCGCAAGCGAACTAGGCCGACTTTTCATGGAACGCCGGATTCAAAAAACTTATCACGCGGTGGCTCGTGGACACGTGGCTGAGGAGGGAGTTATCGAGATCCCACTGGAAATCGCGGGATTCGATCATTTGATGGAGTCTAAGACTGTCTTTAAGCGACTTAGGACCATTGAGCTCCCATTCCCGGTCGGGAAAAAATATCCGACCGCACGTTACTCCCTCGTTGAGGTGAACCCGGTCACAGGCCGCTGGCATCAGATTCGCCGTCATTTTGATCGCGTTGCCCATCCCCTCTTGGGTGATATTGAACATGGTGACTCTCATCACAATCGCTTTTTTAGGGATGAGTTGAAAATCCAAGGTCTTTGCCTCAGAGCATCCTGCCTGCAATTCACACACCCATGGACCGGTAAAGAAATGAAAATTGAAGCTGAAGCTTGTGAAAAGTGGAATAAAATTTATTCCCTCTTTGAGCATTCCTAGACATACTGGATCCATGCGATCAGTAAGACTTGTTCCCATCATCATTGTTCTAAATATTTTGGTCTTTCTCATGTGGTCTACCGGAGGCGATGAACGTCTGTGGTTCATGCACAATAACTTCGCGGTCAGCTGGGAAGCTCTTCAACAAGGGCGATGGTGGGTGCTGGTCACCTCTGTTTTTTCTCATGAAATGTTTTTTCACTTGTTACTGAACATGTATGTGCTGAATGGCTTTGGCGATGCGATCGAATCTATCTTAGGAGCCAAAAGATTTTTCGTGTTCTACATGGCGGCGGGCATCTTTAGTTCTTTTGCCCACGCCGCGGTTTCGGCATTTCTTCTTGGCAAACCGGAACTTCCTGCGGTCGGTGCTTCCGGCGCCATTGCCGCCGTCTTGATTTTATTTTGCCTGCTTTACCCTAAAGAAAAGTTATTGCTATTTGGTATCATTCCACTGCCGGCAATGTGGGGCGCACTGGCTTTTGTCGGTTTAGATGTGTGGGGACTTATCAGCCAGGCTGAGGGCGGAGGCTTACCTATCGGTCACGGAGCGCATTTAGGTGGCGCTCTATTCGGACTGATTGCTTATTTCATTTTGCGTCCCCGCCTTGTTCGTGTTCAAAGATAAACACACTTATCAAGCCGCACAAAATAAATGAGGGAAGAACTTTTGTCTTCCCTCATCCGCTACCGAACTATTAAGCGTTTTGGTTATCAAAGAAACCGTTCGTGTTTTAAACTAGGGCTTTAAGTTATCCATTTTACGCTTTCACAGTAGCTTTCTTTCAAGAATGAGTATGCCCGTTTTGCGCAGCTCACTTCAAGCCTAAAAAGCATAAACAACGATCCTCTTTTCGCGATTTCTTAAGCCGCTTTATCACGTAGCAAACTCTCACACCGCTCGATGATCGTGGCCCGGATATTTTCTCTGTGCTTCACCAAATCCGGGTGCTGTGCGGTTTGTACGATCCGATACAGATTAATCGCCCGCTGTAATTCAATCAGGCGTTGCTTCTGCGGACCGCGTGAGAGTGGAAATTTCGGAATCGAAGCCGATGCGAACGCTGCCTTATGAACAGCGATCGTCCAATCGATCTCGGTTTGAGTTAAATAGATGGTCGGATAAAAACCTTTTTCCTGAGCTTCATGATCCGCTTCACGAATTTGCGCATTCAACCAACGCAGCTCGCGCAAAATAGCGTTCAATTCAGAATCGTATTTTTTGCCGAAGACTTTGTAGACGATTTTTTTCCAGGCATCACAGAAATCTTCGAATTCGATATTCTGATCTTTTTCAAAGTGCGGAGGATTCGTGATGTAGTTCAATGTTTTTGTGAACACATCTTCAGAAATAATCACACTGTTCGTTTTGTAGCCAACGCGCACGAGGTGATGAGCCCAACTTGCAATATCAATCAATGATTTATTACTCACAAGCGCCGTTCTGAAAGTTAAATGAAAATCAGCGTAGACTTCGCTACCCATAGGCCGTTCAAGACAAGCATCAAAAAAGCTCTTCTTTCGCTCTGCTTTCGGCATTGCGAAAAAGTCGCGTAAGTGATTGGAAAATTTCTCGAAAGT
The sequence above is drawn from the Bdellovibrionales bacterium genome and encodes:
- a CDS encoding tRNA pseudouridine(65) synthase TruC, whose product is MKILFQDEHFFAIDKPAGHFVHPPERSRYPVPREKISLYTLREMMKKEVFPAHRLDAPTSGVVLFAMSREAASELGRLFMERRIQKTYHAVARGHVAEEGVIEIPLEIAGFDHLMESKTVFKRLRTIELPFPVGKKYPTARYSLVEVNPVTGRWHQIRRHFDRVAHPLLGDIEHGDSHHNRFFRDELKIQGLCLRASCLQFTHPWTGKEMKIEAEACEKWNKIYSLFEHS
- a CDS encoding rhomboid family intramembrane serine protease encodes the protein MRSVRLVPIIIVLNILVFLMWSTGGDERLWFMHNNFAVSWEALQQGRWWVLVTSVFSHEMFFHLLLNMYVLNGFGDAIESILGAKRFFVFYMAAGIFSSFAHAAVSAFLLGKPELPAVGASGAIAAVLILFCLLYPKEKLLLFGIIPLPAMWGALAFVGLDVWGLISQAEGGGLPIGHGAHLGGALFGLIAYFILRPRLVRVQR